One Gimesia aquarii DNA segment encodes these proteins:
- a CDS encoding HD-GYP domain-containing protein yields MVAQSVKNKASQYTSLDIDRLRMGVKLQAPIFDADSEKNILLLASGKTITKGTIENLKKRGIRSVRVHERDLQNLMLAPGESQNSEPKSNQNKRRQKIRLQSVQAASQKQEMNTQRTDSPWHIQTSSFLHEIKPVQNSSYSTEMKNQYREQFTALTKITNNVYKQLLSTKQISMRQIYDITNISFVQMAEDMDLFVLEGMTPIDVGNFCRHGLQMSSLAMAIGTQLGLSRENLIKLSIGCLLHDTGMDRVNSQALWKTKPLNPIEILELKKHPTITYDLLNQVTEVPTISKLIAYQIHERCDGSGYPRGQKGHQIHPLAKIASVADEFIDLVSSRPNKLGLLPYQAAEKLVYEASLGKYDCNSVRALLQSISLYPVGSLVELNNGKQAIVIRTNRTYYDNPIVEILEQDGLHQLTNLLDYDDVHVVRAVSEQELQMA; encoded by the coding sequence ATGGTTGCTCAATCGGTCAAAAATAAAGCCAGTCAATACACTTCTTTGGATATTGACCGACTTCGGATGGGAGTCAAATTACAGGCTCCGATTTTTGACGCCGACAGTGAAAAAAATATCTTGCTGCTGGCCAGCGGTAAAACAATCACAAAAGGTACGATTGAGAACCTGAAAAAGCGCGGCATTCGTAGCGTGCGAGTCCACGAACGCGACCTGCAGAATTTGATGCTGGCTCCTGGCGAGAGTCAAAATTCCGAACCGAAATCGAATCAGAACAAGCGACGGCAGAAAATTCGGCTCCAATCTGTGCAGGCCGCTTCGCAAAAACAGGAGATGAATACTCAACGCACAGATTCTCCCTGGCACATTCAAACCAGTTCTTTCTTGCATGAAATCAAACCGGTTCAAAACAGTAGTTATTCTACTGAAATGAAAAATCAGTATCGGGAACAGTTTACTGCCTTAACTAAAATTACGAATAACGTTTACAAGCAACTGCTTTCAACAAAGCAAATCAGCATGCGACAGATCTATGACATCACTAATATTTCATTCGTGCAAATGGCAGAGGACATGGATCTTTTTGTCTTGGAAGGAATGACGCCAATTGATGTCGGCAATTTCTGTAGACATGGGCTGCAAATGTCGAGTCTCGCTATGGCAATTGGCACGCAACTCGGATTAAGTCGTGAGAATTTGATAAAGCTTTCCATTGGTTGTCTATTGCATGATACAGGGATGGATCGCGTGAATTCACAGGCACTCTGGAAAACGAAACCACTCAATCCGATTGAGATTCTCGAGCTAAAAAAACATCCCACGATCACTTATGATTTATTAAATCAAGTCACTGAAGTTCCCACGATCTCGAAGCTCATCGCATATCAAATCCACGAACGCTGTGATGGATCAGGCTATCCCAGAGGCCAAAAAGGGCACCAAATTCATCCTCTTGCAAAAATTGCCAGTGTGGCAGACGAATTTATTGACCTTGTGTCATCGCGTCCCAACAAACTCGGGCTACTACCTTATCAAGCTGCTGAAAAACTCGTCTATGAAGCTTCGTTGGGAAAATATGACTGCAACTCCGTTCGCGCCTTATTGCAATCCATTTCTCTGTACCCGGTCGGCTCTCTCGTTGAACTTAACAACGGAAAACAGGCTATTGTGATCCGGACAAACCGAACCTATTACGATAATCCGATTGTTGAAATCCTAGAACAAGATGGTCTCCATCAATTGACGAATCTCCTGGATTATGACGACGTGCATGTCGTTCGTGCTGTATCTGAACAAGAACTACAAATGGCTTGA
- a CDS encoding glycerate kinase — translation MSETPSITERALQIWHAGVKAVDSEALVRNAIQVTDNELTICGHSIPIHDQKKLLVVGAGKAGSGMAAGVEAAVKGSLLEKQLLGWVNVPADCVRPLERIHLHAARPASLNEPTAKGVFGSKQILQQISSLSPDDICLVLISGGGSALLPAPLPPVTLEDKQAVTRLLMSSGASIQELNCVRKQISEVKGGRLAEAATCGTLIALVISDVVGDPLEFIASGPTVADTSTPDEAAEILKRLVKDPQQVPATVWEVLENNRKPSSELKKSYQTRVINQIIGSNATALAAAKQTALELGYEIYSMGSENEGIAAEIGVELAEVCLEFYAGRGPIMRPACVLSGGEPIVDLSSTQNPGKGGRNQEVVLAAMQRLWNEEISNVCILSGGTDGEDGPTDAAGGILDTTILQQAYTLQLDPDAFLKEHNSYPCLAACNGLLKTGATQTNVMDLRVALVQ, via the coding sequence ATGTCTGAAACTCCTTCAATTACTGAACGTGCATTACAGATCTGGCATGCAGGAGTCAAGGCAGTCGATTCAGAAGCACTTGTCCGCAATGCCATCCAGGTTACAGACAACGAACTTACCATTTGTGGTCACTCCATACCGATACATGACCAGAAAAAGTTACTTGTTGTTGGAGCCGGTAAAGCAGGTAGCGGTATGGCCGCTGGTGTGGAAGCGGCTGTCAAAGGTTCTCTTCTCGAAAAGCAGCTTTTGGGCTGGGTGAACGTACCCGCTGATTGTGTGCGTCCTCTGGAACGAATCCATCTGCACGCAGCGCGACCTGCCAGTTTAAATGAACCGACGGCCAAAGGGGTGTTTGGTTCAAAGCAAATTCTTCAGCAGATTTCCAGCTTATCACCTGATGACATTTGTCTGGTACTTATCTCGGGGGGAGGCAGTGCGTTATTACCGGCTCCTCTCCCTCCCGTGACGCTGGAAGACAAACAGGCTGTAACCCGGTTGCTGATGTCGTCGGGCGCCAGTATTCAGGAGCTGAATTGTGTTCGTAAACAAATTTCCGAAGTCAAGGGAGGCCGTTTAGCTGAGGCCGCCACTTGCGGGACTTTAATTGCACTGGTGATTTCAGACGTTGTTGGCGATCCATTGGAGTTCATTGCTTCCGGGCCAACTGTTGCTGACACTTCAACACCGGATGAAGCAGCAGAAATATTAAAACGGCTTGTAAAAGATCCACAACAAGTGCCTGCCACTGTTTGGGAAGTGCTGGAGAATAATCGGAAACCATCTTCTGAACTGAAAAAATCTTATCAGACAAGAGTCATCAATCAGATTATTGGCAGCAACGCGACTGCATTAGCAGCAGCAAAACAAACAGCGCTGGAGTTAGGCTACGAAATCTACTCGATGGGTTCTGAGAACGAAGGTATTGCTGCTGAAATTGGGGTCGAACTGGCAGAAGTTTGCCTCGAGTTTTATGCGGGCAGAGGACCTATTATGAGACCAGCTTGTGTCTTGAGTGGAGGCGAACCTATAGTCGATTTGTCTTCCACGCAGAATCCGGGTAAAGGTGGGCGGAATCAGGAAGTCGTGTTGGCTGCAATGCAGCGTCTTTGGAATGAGGAAATTTCTAATGTCTGCATACTATCTGGAGGAACTGATGGAGAAGATGGCCCCACCGATGCAGCAGGTGGCATCCTTGATACTACCATTCTCCAACAGGCGTATACACTTCAGTTAGATCCTGATGCTTTTTTGAAAGAACACAATTCTTATCCCTGTCTTGCAGCCTGTAATGGTTTATTGAAGACAGGTGCCACGCAGACCAATGTCATGGATTTAAGAGTGGCTCTAGTGCAATAA
- a CDS encoding HAD-IA family hydrolase, protein MNCKAVIFDCDGVLVDSETLGNRVLAEMITQMGYPLSPEQAVQQFKGGKLADCIAVVEEQMGKKLPDDFATQVRAQMAEVFQAELEAIQGVREALESIPVTKCVASNGPEEKMALTLGITDLLHFFEGRVYSAYTLGVWKPEPDLYLYAASQMGVHPEECVVVEDSHLGVKAAVAAGIPVLGYADHSSPTELEAFGAKSFRSMRELPALLGFE, encoded by the coding sequence ATGAACTGTAAAGCTGTGATTTTTGATTGCGATGGAGTGCTGGTTGACAGTGAAACCCTGGGAAATCGTGTCTTGGCGGAGATGATTACTCAAATGGGTTATCCACTCTCACCCGAGCAGGCAGTTCAGCAATTTAAAGGTGGCAAACTGGCAGACTGCATTGCAGTCGTCGAAGAGCAAATGGGGAAAAAATTACCGGATGATTTTGCTACTCAAGTGCGCGCGCAGATGGCAGAAGTATTTCAAGCGGAACTAGAGGCAATTCAAGGAGTTCGCGAAGCCCTGGAGTCGATTCCCGTTACAAAGTGTGTCGCCTCGAACGGTCCGGAAGAAAAGATGGCGCTCACATTGGGAATCACGGATTTGCTTCATTTCTTTGAAGGACGAGTTTATTCTGCCTACACTCTGGGAGTCTGGAAACCAGAACCGGATCTTTATCTCTATGCGGCCTCACAAATGGGAGTCCATCCGGAAGAATGTGTGGTTGTGGAAGATAGTCATCTGGGAGTCAAGGCAGCGGTCGCTGCGGGGATTCCGGTACTTGGTTATGCCGACCATAGTTCACCAACAGAACTGGAAGCATTCGGCGCGAAATCCTTTCGTTCCATGCGCGAACTTCCGGCCTTGCTCGGTTTTGAATGA
- a CDS encoding Rieske (2Fe-2S) protein — MGKKVRIAAEDEVPTGSAGEFVVEDQVIALFHVDQQYYAMDGVCPHAGGPLGEGTLNGTIVTCPWHGWQFDVTSGQHCLNQRLCHPTFPVFVEDDGIYIELPE; from the coding sequence ATGGGTAAAAAGGTACGGATTGCAGCTGAAGATGAAGTTCCCACAGGATCAGCGGGAGAGTTTGTTGTCGAAGATCAAGTCATCGCGTTATTTCATGTGGATCAGCAGTATTATGCGATGGATGGAGTCTGTCCGCATGCGGGGGGGCCGTTGGGTGAGGGAACGTTAAATGGAACGATTGTCACCTGTCCCTGGCATGGATGGCAGTTTGATGTGACTTCCGGACAGCATTGCCTGAATCAGCGTTTGTGTCATCCCACGTTTCCCGTCTTTGTGGAAGATGATGGTATTTATATTGAATTACCCGAGTAA
- a CDS encoding lysophospholipid acyltransferase family protein: protein MINWRMARYRLEYLIFRTLVCIVRCLPVRESVALAKCLAFFIHYCLPRKLTRYQVASENLRTAFGEELSEKEIEQTIFQMWVHLFRMVVEIIQLPRKLHRGNIYEVMKFDYPPELITALCSGRPVILLSGHYGNWEMAVSVFGLFGFPMGVVARELDNPFLNNWFEKFRQSTGHRAMAKSGGYDDMIATIERRGHLALLGDQDAGKRGLFVDFFGKPASTFKSIALLALEYRAYICVGYSRRLPDHFENRQWVHFELGCEQLIDSTQCVSNDPVGEITQQFTTALERAIRKSPEQYFWVHRRWKSQPRVCAKKKRLSESLPEKKAA from the coding sequence ATGATCAATTGGCGAATGGCAAGGTACCGTTTGGAATATCTGATCTTCCGCACGTTAGTTTGCATCGTGCGGTGTCTACCCGTTCGAGAATCAGTTGCACTCGCGAAATGCCTTGCATTCTTTATCCACTATTGTCTGCCTCGCAAGCTGACGCGTTATCAGGTCGCCTCCGAAAATTTGCGAACCGCCTTTGGTGAGGAACTATCTGAAAAAGAAATTGAACAGACCATCTTTCAAATGTGGGTGCATCTGTTTCGAATGGTCGTTGAAATTATTCAGTTACCACGTAAGTTACATCGTGGGAATATCTATGAAGTGATGAAGTTTGATTATCCACCAGAATTAATTACCGCTTTGTGTTCTGGTAGACCCGTGATCTTGTTAAGTGGTCATTATGGTAACTGGGAGATGGCGGTTTCCGTATTTGGCTTGTTTGGATTTCCGATGGGCGTCGTCGCCCGAGAGTTAGATAATCCCTTTTTGAACAACTGGTTTGAAAAATTTCGGCAATCTACCGGACATCGCGCCATGGCAAAAAGTGGAGGCTATGATGACATGATTGCCACCATCGAGCGCCGAGGGCATCTGGCGTTACTTGGTGATCAGGATGCGGGAAAACGGGGATTATTCGTCGACTTTTTTGGCAAGCCGGCATCCACGTTTAAGTCAATCGCTTTATTAGCCCTTGAGTATCGGGCCTATATATGTGTTGGTTACTCTCGTCGGCTTCCCGATCACTTCGAGAATCGTCAATGGGTGCATTTCGAATTGGGTTGTGAACAACTGATCGATTCCACTCAATGTGTCTCGAATGATCCCGTGGGTGAGATCACTCAACAGTTTACGACCGCCTTGGAAAGAGCGATCCGAAAATCACCAGAACAGTATTTCTGGGTTCATCGCCGCTGGAAAAGTCAGCCGCGTGTCTGTGCAAAAAAGAAGCGTCTGTCCGAGTCTCTTCCGGAAAAAAAGGCTGCTTGA
- a CDS encoding DUF6868 family protein encodes MSQSDNRELLSDVGRICFKCFLMTMGVLLVWFAAFTQAGDWAWEFQSQWFNELSKPEFIQINFYGMTFLKLCAFLFFLFPCLAIKWQLKRNQPVNSA; translated from the coding sequence ATGAGCCAGTCTGATAATCGTGAATTGTTAAGTGATGTAGGAAGAATTTGCTTCAAGTGCTTCTTAATGACCATGGGAGTGCTCCTGGTCTGGTTTGCCGCTTTTACTCAAGCTGGAGATTGGGCCTGGGAATTTCAATCGCAATGGTTTAACGAGTTAAGTAAGCCAGAGTTTATCCAAATCAATTTTTACGGGATGACCTTCTTGAAGCTTTGTGCCTTCCTGTTTTTTCTCTTCCCTTGTCTGGCCATCAAATGGCAGTTGAAGAGAAATCAGCCGGTGAATTCAGCATAA
- a CDS encoding multiheme c-type cytochrome, whose translation MTSSDSSVVESQPRRVVRRAIGPKLRKVLYLVLFLVALLGANSIYLVSITVYDWLSGETLENWFYQYMFLGHLILGLLLLAPFVLFGVVHIFNTKNRLNRRAVRVGYALFITSCLLLISGILLLRIGSFDLKNPTARSITYWCHVISPLFAIWLYWLHRLVGPKIRWKVGITYMGFISVMVVGMLMFHSADPRKWNVAGPQEGEKYFFPSLARTATGDFIPAKALMMDDYCQKCHPDTHADWKNSVHHLSSFNNPAYLASVRETRKVAFERDGNLQAARFCAGCHDPVPFFSGAFDDPNFDDINHPTAQAGITCTSCHAITHVNSVRGNSDFTIEEPIHYPFAFSDNPFLQWVNNQLVKAKPAFHKKTFLKDLHKSTKFCGSCHKVHLPEELNQYKFLRGQNHYDSFLLSGVSGHGARSFYYPPQAEENCNKCHMPAKASDDFAARHFYDSKELSVHNHLFPSANTAIAALRNDSSTVKAHQDFLKDNLRVDLFGVREEGTIDGKLIAPLRPAVPVLKPGKTYLLETVLRTLKVGHHFTQGTADSNEVWLDIVVKSGDRIIGRSGSREEDGTVDPWSHFVNAFVIDREGNRIARRNAEDIFVALYNNQIPPGAGQTIHYELKLPNDLAAPVTVEAKLQYRKFDTHYMQFIASSLESKGQKLPGKQPGVPYVNTLPITTIASDTITFPVEGVTTKVTNKPVEIPEWERWNDYGIGLFLKGKAELRQATEAFERVDQLGRYDGSLNLARVYFREGRLLDAVDILKKATTFTDPPAPAWTLAWLSGKVNQQLGHLEEAERNFRSVLEDQTEERIRRGFDFSKDYVVINDLGQNLFDQAKRFRTKAQQDQRDQLLDQAKAQFLKTLELDPENVTAHYNLSLIYEQREEAELATKHRKLHQKYKIDDTARGLSERKAREKYPAANHAAEHPVIYSLNRTIKP comes from the coding sequence ATGACATCCTCCGATTCATCAGTGGTTGAATCACAGCCACGCCGCGTTGTTCGCCGCGCCATCGGTCCGAAATTGCGCAAGGTATTATATCTGGTTTTGTTTCTGGTCGCGTTACTGGGCGCCAATTCCATTTACCTGGTCAGTATCACTGTTTACGACTGGTTGAGTGGTGAAACTCTGGAGAACTGGTTTTATCAATATATGTTTCTAGGACATTTGATCCTGGGACTATTACTACTGGCTCCCTTTGTTCTGTTTGGCGTTGTGCATATCTTTAATACGAAGAACCGTCTCAATCGCCGCGCGGTGCGTGTGGGCTATGCGCTGTTCATCACTTCCTGCCTGTTATTGATCTCCGGAATCCTCTTATTACGGATTGGCTCATTTGACTTAAAAAACCCGACCGCACGGTCGATCACTTATTGGTGCCACGTAATCTCTCCACTATTTGCCATCTGGCTGTATTGGCTGCATCGGCTGGTAGGCCCCAAAATCCGCTGGAAAGTTGGCATCACATACATGGGTTTCATTTCCGTCATGGTGGTTGGCATGTTAATGTTCCATTCGGCTGATCCTCGAAAATGGAATGTCGCAGGTCCCCAGGAAGGTGAGAAATACTTCTTTCCTTCACTGGCTCGTACGGCAACCGGTGACTTCATTCCGGCAAAAGCATTGATGATGGATGACTATTGTCAAAAGTGTCACCCTGATACCCATGCCGACTGGAAAAACAGTGTGCATCACCTCAGCTCATTTAATAATCCCGCTTATCTGGCATCAGTTCGTGAAACACGCAAAGTGGCTTTTGAACGTGATGGCAACTTACAAGCAGCCCGCTTCTGCGCAGGTTGCCATGATCCGGTCCCTTTCTTCAGTGGCGCCTTTGATGATCCCAACTTTGACGATATCAATCATCCCACAGCTCAGGCAGGCATTACCTGCACTTCTTGCCATGCCATCACTCACGTCAACAGTGTGCGAGGTAATAGTGACTTCACAATAGAAGAACCAATCCACTACCCCTTCGCTTTTAGTGACAACCCGTTTTTACAATGGGTCAATAACCAGTTGGTAAAAGCAAAGCCTGCATTTCATAAAAAAACATTTTTAAAAGATTTACACAAATCAACTAAGTTCTGTGGCTCTTGTCACAAGGTGCATTTACCCGAAGAACTGAATCAATATAAATTTCTACGCGGGCAAAACCATTATGACTCTTTTTTACTGAGTGGTGTGTCTGGTCATGGCGCGCGGAGTTTTTATTATCCGCCGCAAGCAGAAGAAAATTGCAACAAATGCCACATGCCTGCAAAAGCCTCTGACGATTTTGCAGCCAGACACTTTTACGATTCTAAAGAACTCAGTGTCCACAACCATTTGTTTCCCTCCGCCAATACAGCGATTGCCGCCCTGCGCAATGATTCGAGCACAGTAAAGGCACATCAGGATTTTCTCAAAGACAATCTGCGTGTCGATTTATTCGGCGTCCGGGAAGAGGGAACCATCGACGGAAAATTGATTGCCCCCTTACGTCCCGCGGTCCCTGTCTTAAAACCGGGTAAAACATATCTGTTAGAGACAGTACTCCGTACCCTGAAAGTGGGACACCATTTCACCCAAGGCACTGCCGACTCGAATGAGGTCTGGCTAGACATCGTTGTCAAAAGCGGTGACCGCATCATCGGCCGCAGCGGTTCTCGGGAAGAAGATGGGACCGTTGACCCCTGGTCGCATTTTGTGAATGCGTTTGTGATCGACCGCGAAGGCAATCGTATCGCGCGTCGTAACGCAGAGGACATTTTTGTCGCCCTGTATAACAATCAGATTCCCCCCGGCGCCGGGCAAACTATTCATTATGAGCTCAAGCTTCCCAATGATCTAGCAGCGCCGGTCACTGTTGAAGCGAAATTGCAGTATCGAAAATTTGATACACACTATATGCAGTTCATCGCATCGTCGCTCGAATCCAAAGGGCAGAAACTCCCTGGAAAGCAGCCGGGCGTTCCTTATGTGAATACATTGCCAATTACCACAATTGCCTCTGATACGATTACGTTTCCCGTAGAAGGAGTTACAACCAAGGTCACAAACAAGCCAGTTGAGATTCCAGAGTGGGAACGTTGGAACGATTATGGCATCGGACTCTTTCTCAAAGGCAAAGCAGAATTAAGACAGGCGACTGAAGCATTCGAACGAGTCGATCAACTAGGCCGCTATGATGGCTCCTTGAATCTCGCGCGTGTTTACTTTCGTGAAGGACGATTATTGGACGCTGTAGATATTCTGAAAAAAGCCACCACATTTACTGATCCCCCCGCCCCTGCCTGGACGCTCGCCTGGCTAAGCGGCAAGGTAAACCAGCAGTTGGGACATCTGGAAGAAGCAGAACGAAATTTTCGCAGTGTGCTGGAAGATCAGACCGAAGAGCGAATCCGCCGCGGATTTGACTTCAGTAAAGATTATGTCGTCATCAATGACCTGGGGCAAAACTTGTTCGATCAGGCCAAGCGATTCCGTACCAAAGCCCAGCAAGACCAGCGCGATCAACTTCTGGATCAGGCAAAGGCGCAGTTCTTAAAGACACTGGAACTGGATCCGGAAAATGTGACCGCGCATTACAACCTCTCATTAATCTATGAGCAACGGGAAGAAGCAGAACTAGCAACCAAACATCGAAAACTACATCAGAAATACAAAATCGATGATACGGCAAGAGGGCTTTCCGAACGAAAGGCCCGTGAGAAGTACCCGGCAGCCAACCACGCGGCCGAACACCCAGTGATTTATTCACTCAATCGAACGATAAAACCATAA
- a CDS encoding CRTAC1 family protein produces MAKPNDANLEEETQQNDESIGRAFWYSLIVMAVVALVGGAIFFITQQRQPQEIVKETPLTLPKERDVEEIILPRIPFTDITKEAGIDFVHNNGAAGEKLLPETMGGGAAFFDYDNDGDQDLLLVGAQNWPWDQKQEIPSSGSSLTLYQNDGTGHFKDVTAEMGLNVSLYGMGVACGDYDNDGRVDLFISALGTNRLFKNEGNRFNEVTSQAGIGGPSELWSTSCGWFDYDRDGDLDLLVCNYVEWSRNFDRAQNFTLKGGIRAYGRPQNFNGVHPLLYQNQGNGKFIEVSEQAGLKIFSAGTGVPLGKSLGLNFYDFDQDGYLDIFITNDTVQNFLFHNQQNGTFSEMAAISGVAFDMDGNARGAMGIDIASFRNDDTIGIAIGNFANEMTALYTSPGKEMQFIDEAVSNGLGPQTRLALTFGVFFFDADLDGRLDLFSANGHLEEDINIVQQRQHYKQAPQLFWNCGPEHATEFLPLDESLVGSDFVRPLVGRGATFGDIDADGDLDILIMTTGDRPRLLRNDQQTGHHWARFRLTGDPNNGSTENALVSSRDAVGARIQIKTKSGLQSRTVIPTRSYLSQTESPITFGLGNDSEIISVSVMWPSGNISTWDNLESDRLYQISEQKGLVEK; encoded by the coding sequence ATGGCAAAACCAAACGACGCCAATCTGGAAGAAGAAACACAACAAAACGACGAATCCATTGGTCGTGCCTTTTGGTATTCCCTGATCGTGATGGCTGTCGTCGCGCTTGTTGGAGGGGCAATTTTTTTCATTACACAACAACGTCAGCCTCAAGAAATAGTAAAGGAAACCCCATTAACCTTACCCAAAGAACGTGATGTTGAAGAAATCATTCTCCCCAGGATTCCCTTTACTGACATTACAAAAGAGGCAGGCATCGATTTCGTTCACAACAATGGCGCTGCGGGAGAAAAACTGCTTCCTGAAACGATGGGAGGTGGCGCTGCATTTTTTGATTATGATAATGATGGTGATCAGGACTTACTGCTGGTCGGCGCGCAAAATTGGCCGTGGGATCAAAAACAGGAAATTCCAAGTTCGGGATCTTCATTGACCTTGTATCAGAATGATGGCACAGGCCATTTTAAAGATGTGACTGCCGAAATGGGCTTGAATGTTTCGCTCTATGGAATGGGAGTCGCCTGTGGAGATTATGACAACGATGGACGCGTCGATCTGTTTATTTCCGCCTTGGGAACCAATCGTCTCTTCAAAAATGAAGGGAATCGTTTCAATGAAGTCACGAGTCAAGCAGGTATCGGCGGCCCATCAGAGCTTTGGAGCACTAGTTGCGGCTGGTTTGATTATGACCGTGATGGCGATCTGGATCTCTTAGTCTGCAACTATGTGGAATGGTCCCGCAATTTTGATCGCGCGCAGAATTTTACTCTGAAAGGTGGCATTCGCGCTTACGGTCGACCACAAAATTTTAATGGCGTACATCCCCTGCTCTATCAGAATCAGGGAAATGGAAAATTCATTGAAGTGTCTGAGCAAGCCGGTTTGAAAATTTTCAGTGCAGGCACAGGAGTCCCATTAGGAAAATCACTGGGTTTGAATTTTTATGATTTTGATCAAGATGGCTATCTTGATATCTTCATCACCAATGATACCGTTCAAAATTTTCTGTTTCATAATCAACAAAATGGTACTTTTTCAGAAATGGCGGCAATCTCTGGCGTTGCGTTTGACATGGATGGCAACGCGCGCGGTGCAATGGGCATTGACATCGCTTCATTTCGTAACGATGACACCATCGGTATCGCCATTGGAAACTTTGCCAATGAGATGACAGCCCTCTATACCTCTCCCGGAAAAGAAATGCAGTTCATTGATGAAGCGGTCTCAAACGGACTGGGTCCGCAAACACGGTTGGCTTTGACATTCGGCGTCTTCTTTTTTGATGCCGATCTTGATGGTCGCCTCGATTTGTTCTCTGCGAATGGTCATCTTGAAGAAGACATCAACATTGTGCAGCAACGGCAGCACTACAAACAAGCGCCGCAATTATTCTGGAATTGCGGCCCCGAACATGCCACAGAGTTTCTGCCCTTAGATGAATCTCTTGTTGGCTCTGACTTCGTGCGACCTCTGGTGGGCCGTGGCGCCACATTTGGTGATATCGATGCAGACGGAGATTTGGATATACTAATAATGACAACCGGAGACAGACCCAGACTCTTACGTAATGATCAACAAACGGGTCATCATTGGGCACGTTTCCGGCTCACGGGAGATCCGAATAATGGAAGCACGGAGAATGCTCTGGTTTCCAGCCGAGATGCGGTGGGCGCCCGAATTCAAATCAAAACCAAATCAGGGTTACAAAGCCGCACCGTGATACCCACCCGTAGTTACTTATCCCAAACTGAGTCACCGATTACCTTTGGGTTAGGTAATGACAGCGAAATCATCTCTGTCTCGGTTATGTGGCCATCTGGAAACATCTCGACATGGGATAACCTCGAATCGGACCGGTTGTATCAGATTTCAGAGCAAAAAGGACTTGTTGAGAAATAA
- a CDS encoding DUF1501 domain-containing protein — protein MSLKQSRRDFLHVGFAGGIGLTLPQFLRMKSAQAELKHYESKEGVAKSVIFIYLPGGAAHQETWDPKPYAPVEYRGPMNSIDTNVSGVRLNEKMVKTAQVMDKLTICRSMSHGEAAHERGTHNMFTGYRPSPALQFPSMGSVVTHEFGPKNNMPQYVCIPNQPNTFAGTGYLSSSFAPFSVGSDPASNGFKVRDLNLPGGVDTNRFTRRRSILGAVNDHFVSKEKSDALDAVDTFYKQAYDMVSSKASQEAFDLNKEDAKTRDAYGRNSAGARMLLSRRLVEAGARFVTMTYGGWDMHDRIQDGINRNVPSFDQAFATLISDLSTRGLLKSTLVCVCSEFGRTPKINATSGRDHWPKVFSVVMAGGGIKGGNIYGASDAIASEPEDNPLSVMDWATTIYHCMGIVSDKELMAPGDRPIEIVNGGKVIKDLLA, from the coding sequence ATGAGCTTGAAACAATCACGTCGTGACTTTTTGCATGTTGGCTTTGCAGGTGGTATCGGACTGACTTTGCCACAGTTCCTGCGAATGAAAAGTGCGCAAGCGGAACTGAAACATTACGAAAGTAAAGAAGGTGTCGCGAAATCGGTCATCTTCATTTACCTTCCAGGGGGAGCCGCTCATCAGGAAACATGGGATCCCAAGCCTTATGCACCTGTTGAATACCGCGGGCCCATGAATTCGATCGACACAAATGTTTCGGGAGTTCGATTGAATGAGAAGATGGTAAAAACGGCACAGGTTATGGACAAGTTGACGATCTGCCGCTCCATGTCACACGGTGAAGCGGCTCATGAACGGGGCACACACAATATGTTCACCGGATATCGTCCCAGCCCTGCTCTGCAATTCCCCAGTATGGGAAGTGTAGTCACACACGAATTCGGTCCTAAGAACAACATGCCACAATATGTGTGCATTCCTAATCAGCCCAACACATTTGCAGGTACAGGATACCTTAGCTCTTCCTTTGCACCATTCAGTGTTGGTTCAGACCCTGCATCCAACGGTTTCAAAGTACGTGACCTGAATCTACCCGGCGGTGTTGATACCAACCGATTCACACGTCGTCGCTCGATATTGGGAGCCGTTAACGATCACTTTGTGTCTAAAGAAAAATCGGATGCACTAGATGCCGTTGACACCTTCTATAAGCAAGCCTACGACATGGTTTCTTCCAAAGCTTCGCAGGAAGCATTTGATCTCAACAAAGAAGATGCCAAAACTCGTGACGCTTATGGTCGTAATTCCGCAGGAGCTCGTATGCTGCTTTCACGACGTCTTGTTGAAGCGGGTGCCCGCTTCGTAACCATGACATACGGCGGCTGGGATATGCATGATCGTATTCAAGATGGAATCAACAGAAACGTGCCTTCATTTGATCAAGCTTTCGCTACTTTGATCTCAGATCTTAGCACACGTGGACTGCTCAAGAGCACTTTAGTGTGTGTCTGTAGTGAATTCGGTCGAACTCCAAAAATTAACGCGACATCCGGACGAGACCACTGGCCTAAAGTTTTCAGTGTCGTAATGGCTGGCGGAGGCATTAAGGGTGGAAACATCTATGGTGCATCTGACGCCATTGCCAGTGAACCAGAAGACAACCCACTTTCTGTTATGGATTGGGCAACAACGATCTACCATTGTATGGGAATCGTTTCTGATAAAGAACTCATGGCACCTGGTGACCGACCCATTGAAATTGTCAATGGTGGTAAAGTCATTAAGGACCTTCTTGCTTAA